The Corallococcus caeni genome includes a region encoding these proteins:
- a CDS encoding FBP domain-containing protein codes for MFRIESEKELLRAFRSRDRKYVELPKGTRLPLFVRDYLAWVDPYGVRVFLVFVAPGSKQPTGIAFRRDQQGDPTLAPKMCDWCWTSTDAEIGLLTTDVDSKRRVGVNLCLDLRCGERLEAQADRAGRSTLDENAHLIERMARFAREALGMEPDSDA; via the coding sequence ATGTTCCGCATCGAGTCAGAGAAAGAGTTGCTGCGCGCATTCCGCTCCAGGGATCGCAAGTACGTCGAGCTGCCCAAGGGCACCCGGCTCCCGCTCTTCGTGCGGGACTACCTCGCGTGGGTGGATCCGTATGGGGTACGCGTCTTCCTGGTGTTCGTCGCGCCGGGGAGCAAGCAACCCACGGGCATCGCCTTCCGTCGGGATCAGCAGGGGGACCCCACCCTGGCACCCAAGATGTGTGACTGGTGCTGGACGTCCACGGACGCGGAGATTGGCCTGCTCACCACGGATGTGGATTCGAAGCGCCGGGTGGGCGTGAACCTCTGCCTGGACCTGCGCTGCGGTGAGCGGCTGGAGGCCCAGGCGGACAGGGCCGGACGCAGCACCCTGGACGAAAACGCGCACCTGATTGAGCGCATGGCGCGCTTCGCTCGCGAAGCACTGGGCATGGAGCCCGACTCCGACGCGTGA